A stretch of Malus sylvestris chromosome 11, drMalSylv7.2, whole genome shotgun sequence DNA encodes these proteins:
- the LOC126589928 gene encoding epidermis-specific secreted glycoprotein EP1-like, whose translation MSPLLSLFLFSLFAFVAQAQVPANQTFKFVNEGEFGPYIVEYDGNYRMLSVFSSPFQLAFYNTTPNAFTLALRMGLTRSESLFRWVWEANRGNPVGENATLAFGEDGNLVLADADGRVAWQTNTANKGVVGFKLLPTGNMVLYDSKGNFVWQSFDHPTDTLLVGQSLRPGTINKLVSRVSETENKDGPYSLVMEPKGIFLYYKSNNSPKSILYSQLFTIEKGSLDHVTLNVAPDTDEGYAYDISLEYQVANSSSGGNAILARPKYNSTLTFLRLGIDGNVKLYTYYDKVDWRAWEVTFTLFDRDNSIWETECQLPERCGNFGLCEDSQCVACPSSKGLFGWSKACEPEKLASCAANSFHYYKVEGVDHFMSKYTRGTAIKETDCGKKCTSDCKCLGYFYNQDTSRCWIAYDLKTLTKVANSTHVAYIKTPNQ comes from the coding sequence ATGTCACCTTTGCTttccctctttcttttctcaCTCTTTGCTTTCGTTGCTCAAGCTCAAGTTCCCGCAAATCAAACTTTCAAGTTTGTCAATGAAGGTGAATTTGGGCCTTACATTGTAGAATACGATGGAAACTATCGTATGCTCAGTGTGTTTAGCTCTCCCTTCCAACTTGCCTTCTACAACACCACCCCAAATGCCTTTACTCTTGCTCTTCGCATGGGTTTGACTCGTTCGGAGTCACTCTTCCGTTGGGTTTGGGAGGCCAATCGAGGAAACCCAGTTGGCGAAAATGCCACCCTCGCATTTGGAGAAGATGGCAACCTTGTACTGGCGGATGCCGATGGCCGAGTGGCTTGGCAAACCAACACTGCCAACAAAGGTGTGGTAGGCTTCAAGTTGCTTCCAACAGGCAACATGGTACTTTATGACTCCAAGGGCAACTTTGTTTGGCAAAGCTTTGACCACCCTACCGACACGTTGTTGGTGGGACAATCTCTAAGGCCAGGAACAATAAACAAGCTGGTGAGTCGGGTCTCCGAGACAGAAAACAAAGATGGGCCGTACAGCTTGGTGATGGAGCCTAAGGGAATATTTTTGTACTATAAGAGCAACAACTCTCCCAAATCAATACTCTATTCTCAGTTGTTTACCATTGAGAAAGGCTCACTTGACCATGTCACATTGAATGTTGCACCGGACACAGATGAGGGTTATGCTTATGACATAAGCTTGGAATATCAAGTGGCCAACTCTTCCTCTGGTGGAAATGCCATTCTAGCTAGACCAAAATACAATAGCACACTGACATTCCTTAGGCTTGGAATTGATGGAAATGTCAAGCTGTACACTTACTATGACAAGGTGGATTGGCGTGCATGGGAGGTGACCTTCACTCTTTTCGACAGAGATAATTCGATATGGGAAACCGAGTGCCAATTGCCAGAGCGGTGTGGAAACTTCGGTCTCTGTGAGGACAGCCAATGTGTTGCTTGCCCATCCTCTAAGGGACTATTCGGCTGGAGCAAGGCTTGTGAGCCTGAGAAGCTAGCTTCTTGTGCAGCAAATAGCTTCCACTACTACAAAGTTGAAGGGGTTGATCACTTCATGAGCAAGTACACCCGGGGAACTGCTATAAAGGAGACCGATTGTGGTAAGAAGTGTACTTCGGATTGCAAGTGTTTGGGCTACTTTTACAACCAAGATACGTCAAGGTGTTGGATTGCTTATGATTTAAAAACCTTGACCAAGGTTGCCAATTCTACTCACGTGGCATACATTAAGACACCTAATCAGTAA